A region of the Pseudomonadota bacterium genome:
AAAGGCCTGCACGAGATGAAAGCGCAGCCAGGTCTCGTGTCGCTCAGCTCGCAAGAGCATGAGAGGGGGGTGCACCGGCCAGAAGATGTACCCCGCGGCGGCGGTCATGAGCGCGCCGTTGTCAACAGGTGGAACGAGTGCGGGGGCATCGTATTCGAAGTGGGTAGGCATCTCGACGATCACATTCACAGGTCGTGACCGCGGCCCCTTCTCACGGGAGAGGCGCAAAAAAAGCTGGCCCGGGTGGGTGACACGAACCGGGAACCCCCACGGCACACAGAGAGAGCTGCTTACCGCTGCTACCTTCCGGTCCTGACGGGGTTCACAGACTGCTGTTGCGTGGGACCCGATTCATGCCACTTACCTGGGCCAGCTCTGGCGGAGAGAGAGGGATTCGAACCCTCGAGACGGGGATAAGCCGCCTACTCGATTTCCAATCGAGCGCCTTCGACCAGCTCAGCCATCTCTCCAAGGAGCCGAGAGGATCTCGCCTCTCGTCACGACCGCAGCAGGCGGCTGTCGACGCCTGTTGCGAAACGTGATTCGTATTCAGTTGGATTGGCGGAGAGAGAGGGATTTGAACCCCCGAGACGGGTGTTTATGCCGCCTACTCGATTTCGAGTCGAGCGCTTTCAACCACTCAGCCATCTCTCCGAGGCCGTATAAATCCGGGTCAGTGCACGCGGCGTCGCGCGAAGAATATGCGCATCAGCTGTGCACATTCGTCAGCGCGGATGCCGCTCACCACGTCGAGGTGATGTGGCAGCCCCGGGTAGTCAGCCAGGTTCAGCACGGTTCCTGCAGCGCCCGCGCGCGGATCTGCAGCCCCGTACACCAGACGCTTGACCCTGACCGATAGCATGGCACCCACGCACATCGGACACGGTTCGAGCGTCACATAGACCGTCGCCCCGTCGAACCGCCAGTCTCTGCGAGAGCGCGCAGCCCTTCTCAGAGCCACGATCTCTGCGTGACCTGCGACGTCGTTGCATGCTTCGCGCACGTTTCGACCTCGACTGATCACCTGGCCGCCGATGACGACCACCGCGCCGACCGGCACCTCACCTGCGCGCTCTGCTCGGCGAGCCTGCTCGAGCGCCAGCTTCATGAACCCGTCGTCGTGGGGAAGGGGCCTTCCGTCAAGGAACTGGCGCGCCCGAGTGGGCTCGAACCACCAACCTTCGCCTTCGGAGGGCGACACTCTATCCATTGAGCTACGGGCGCCTGAACCTTTGTGGCGGAGAGACTGGGATTCGAACCCAGGGTAGGGATTTAGGCCCCTACAAACGCTTAGCAGGCGTTCGCCTTCGACCTCTCGGCCATCTCTCCACATGGGCAGCTTTGCAGGTCGCCCTGCCGAACCGCCGCTTATTCTACCATGACCCTGCCTGGCATGGCAAGTGCCTCACACAGGCAGGGTCTCAATGCGCATCACGACGCAGATCGAACCCTATACCCCAGCCCCCACTGCCGCCGTCTCCTTGATTCGAACCGGCATGATCAGGTAGAGAAGGTCGTCGGCGTTGACCGGCTTCATCATCGCCATGCTCAGGGGATCATTGAGAAGGAAGCGTATCTCCTCGCCCGTGGCGTTGCTCACGCAATCGAGCAGATATCGACCGTTGAAGGCGATGGTGATGGGTTCGCCATCAAGACGAACCGGAAGCTCTTCGCAGGCCTGACCCACGTCTGGCGTGTTCGAGCGAATCGACATGCTGTCGCCCGTGATCTCGAGACGAAGCAGCCGCGGAGAGTCTTTTTCCTGCGCCATGATGAGAGCGCGACGCACCGCTCCCAGCAGCTGCTCTCGATGCACGTAGACCGTGCGCGAGAAAGACTTCGGGATGATGGCCTCACAGTCGGGAAAGCGACCCTCTTCGAGCAGGCGCGCCACGAGCTGGATGTTGCCAAAGCGGAAGAAGACCTGGCCGGGCGATGGCGTGATCTCGAGCGAGGTGTTGTCATCTCCCAGCAACCGCTGCAGCTCGCCCATGGCGCGTCCGGGAATGATGGACTTGTAGGACGTGGTCACCTGCGACCCGTCAAAGGTGCGCTGCACACGCGCCAGGCGACGGCCATCGGTGGTGACCAGCATGGCCTTGTCGGGCTCGATCTGCGTGAGAATGCCCGTGAGCACCACCCGGGTCTCTTCTGGCGGTGCAACGGCGAACTGCACGCTGCGCACCATGTCGCGAAACGCGTCGCCCGAGACCACGAGGGTGGAATCTCCCTCGGGCTGGGGCAGCACGGGAAACTCGTCGGCAGAGAAGGTGTTGATGCGAAAGTTCGAGCCCTTCGCCTTCAGCTCGAGCTGATTGCCCTTGATCATCTCGAGCGAGATCTCGGTCTGGGGCAGCTGGGTGATGATCTCTCCGAGCAGGCGTGCGGGTGCGGTGAAGGCGCCGGCCGTGATGACCTCCGCCTTGACCTGGCACTCGATGACCATCTCGAGATCTGTTGCAGAGAAGTGCAGCGCACCATTCTCCGCGCGCACCAGCAGATGGCTGAGAATGGGCAGGGGACTCTTCGGGTTGACCGCCTTGGAGGCGGTGAGAATGCCGCTCTCGAGGGCTTTTCGATCGCAGACCACTTTCATGGGTGAGGCGCTCCTTCTTCCTGGATGTTTGAGGATCTTGATGCTGTGGAAAGATGAGGATGACATGGGGGTGGGAAGATGGTCAGGTCATGGTTCTCCATGATGAGATCATGATGTTCATGGTAGATCTAGTAGGGGCTGTGGACGGTGTGAAGAACTCATTTCATCGCTTGTTCTACGCCATTTTTTGATGATTTTGCTGGTGGGTATCCTTGGGATTCGGCTCCGGTTCCGGTTCACAGTTCCGGAGCCGGAGAGATATCCGGACGCCTGGTTCCGGATGCGGTGTGACTTGTTCACCTCGTTTCACACGCGAACCGGATTTGTTCCTCACATCTCTCCGGAGAGACTTCCGGACCCACCCACACCCATTCACAGCGGTCATGCACGGTTTCCGGATTTCAATGTGACCTGAAAACCCCTTGGTAGCGATCTTCGCACGTGTATGTCTGGCCACCGC
Encoded here:
- the dnaN gene encoding DNA polymerase III subunit beta, whose product is MSSSSFHSIKILKHPGRRSASPMKVVCDRKALESGILTASKAVNPKSPLPILSHLLVRAENGALHFSATDLEMVIECQVKAEVITAGAFTAPARLLGEIITQLPQTEISLEMIKGNQLELKAKGSNFRINTFSADEFPVLPQPEGDSTLVVSGDAFRDMVRSVQFAVAPPEETRVVLTGILTQIEPDKAMLVTTDGRRLARVQRTFDGSQVTTSYKSIIPGRAMGELQRLLGDDNTSLEITPSPGQVFFRFGNIQLVARLLEEGRFPDCEAIIPKSFSRTVYVHREQLLGAVRRALIMAQEKDSPRLLRLEITGDSMSIRSNTPDVGQACEELPVRLDGEPITIAFNGRYLLDCVSNATGEEIRFLLNDPLSMAMMKPVNADDLLYLIMPVRIKETAAVGAGV
- a CDS encoding nucleoside deaminase, with amino-acid sequence MKLALEQARRAERAGEVPVGAVVVIGGQVISRGRNVREACNDVAGHAEIVALRRAARSRRDWRFDGATVYVTLEPCPMCVGAMLSVRVKRLVYGAADPRAGAAGTVLNLADYPGLPHHLDVVSGIRADECAQLMRIFFARRRVH